A section of the Acidobacterium capsulatum ATCC 51196 genome encodes:
- the rpoC gene encoding DNA-directed RNA polymerase subunit beta' has protein sequence MTSPIADFDAIRIQLASPEKIRSWSHGEVTKPETINYRTFKPERDGLFCARIFGPVTDWECLCGKYKRMKHRGVICDKCGVEVTVSKVRRERLGHIELASPCSHVWFFKGLPSRIGHLLDISLRELESVLYFESYVVVDPGDSPLREREIIKDETKYRELDQQYRPSGFKAMMGAEAIKELLKRVNVDELSVELRERMKAETSLQKRLKYSKRLKVVEAFRRSGNKPQWMILDVIPVIPPELRPLVPLDGGRFATSDLNDLYRRVINRNNRLKKLMDLHAPEVIVRNEKRMLQEAVDALFDNGRRGRVLRGANNRPLKSLSDTLKGKQGRFRQNLLGKRVDYSGRSVIVVGPELKLHQCGLPKKMALELFKPFIYHRLEQTGHCTTIKQAKEMVELQDPIVWDILEEVIKDHPVLLNRAPTLHRLGIQAFEPVLVEGKAIKIHPLVCTAFNADFDGDQMAVHIPLSPEAQVEASVLMLASHNILSPASGHPITVPTQDMVLGLYYLTKEKQGAQGEGRAFSNIEEVLMALEFKEVETLTPIRLRYSGPVLDMTVAYDDQDLTHTEPVIYDREFLKTTVGRAILNDALPKDMPYVNGLLKKKGIGQLVNYCYLNLGLEITVKMLDRIKELGFQFATRSGLSVGLDDMVIPATKYPVVSDAEKQAIAVQQQYLDGAITNGERNNKVISIWSSVTEKVADEMFDNMKKADKAGAMNPIYIMADSGARGSKQQIRQLSGMRGLMAKPSGEIIETPITANFREGLTVLEYFISTHGARKGLADTALKTADSGYLTRRLVDVAQDVIVSEHDCGTQEGIYVGPIIESGEIIEPLRDRIIGRVTLEKLKDFEGNVITDVNQEINEDMASAIQAAGIERVKIRSVLTCESRRGICVLCYGRNLGSGRLVELGEACGVVAAQSIGEPGTQLTMRTFHIGGTASRVSDQSRVEAKNNGMVRFINLTTVRSKQGDLVAMNRSGSIAVLDDRGREKERYQVVYGAKLKVQDGQTVKLGDSMVEWDPYTFAILTEIGGTIQFKDLQEGITLHEEVDEVTGLSRLVVGESADEKRQPAILVKGSKGNKRYIMPSRAHLMIQDGDEVSPGDILAKIPRETTRTKDITGGLPRVVELFEARKPRETALISEIDGVVRFGEISKGQRKIYVTGDNGEEREYSLPRGIHVNVQEGERLRAGEPLMDGPLNPHDILAVLGEKELQAYLVNEIQEVYRLQGVAISDKHIEVIVRQMLRWVKIEEVGDTSFLLEQQVDKFRFREENDRTIAKGGRPAVGRPLLLGITKASLSTESFISAASFQETTRVLTEASINGAIDGLRGLKENVIVGRLIPAGTGMEYYRNIQLSPELEEAAARVQQEVIAQHEAEERELEMMRAEGEAEEMAASE, from the coding sequence ATGACGAGCCCCATCGCGGACTTCGACGCGATCCGCATCCAGCTTGCGTCGCCTGAAAAGATTCGCAGCTGGTCTCACGGTGAAGTCACCAAGCCGGAAACGATCAACTACCGCACCTTCAAGCCGGAGCGCGACGGCCTCTTCTGCGCCCGCATCTTTGGCCCCGTCACCGACTGGGAGTGCCTCTGCGGCAAGTACAAGCGCATGAAGCACCGCGGCGTCATCTGCGACAAGTGCGGCGTCGAAGTCACGGTGTCGAAGGTTCGCCGCGAGCGCCTCGGCCACATCGAGCTGGCCTCGCCCTGCTCGCACGTCTGGTTCTTCAAGGGCCTGCCGTCGCGCATCGGCCACCTGCTCGACATCTCGCTGCGTGAGCTGGAGAGCGTGCTCTACTTTGAGTCCTACGTGGTCGTCGATCCGGGCGACTCGCCGCTGCGCGAGCGCGAGATCATCAAGGACGAGACGAAGTATCGCGAGCTCGATCAGCAGTACCGCCCCTCCGGCTTCAAGGCCATGATGGGCGCCGAGGCCATCAAGGAACTGCTCAAGCGCGTGAACGTCGACGAGCTTTCGGTCGAGCTGCGCGAGCGCATGAAGGCCGAGACCTCGCTGCAGAAGCGCCTCAAGTATTCCAAGCGCCTCAAGGTCGTCGAGGCGTTCCGCCGCTCGGGCAACAAGCCGCAGTGGATGATCCTCGATGTGATCCCGGTCATTCCGCCGGAGCTGCGCCCGCTGGTGCCGCTCGATGGCGGCCGCTTTGCCACGTCGGATCTGAACGATCTGTACCGCCGCGTCATCAACCGCAACAACCGCCTCAAGAAGCTCATGGACCTGCATGCGCCCGAAGTCATCGTGCGCAATGAGAAGCGCATGCTGCAGGAGGCGGTGGACGCGCTGTTTGACAACGGCCGCCGCGGCCGCGTGCTGCGCGGAGCCAACAACCGTCCGCTCAAGTCGCTCTCTGACACGCTCAAGGGCAAGCAAGGGCGCTTCCGCCAGAACCTGCTCGGCAAGCGCGTGGACTACTCCGGCCGTTCGGTCATCGTCGTAGGCCCTGAGCTCAAGCTGCACCAGTGCGGCCTGCCCAAGAAGATGGCCCTCGAGCTCTTCAAGCCGTTCATCTATCACCGGCTTGAGCAGACCGGCCACTGCACCACCATCAAGCAGGCCAAGGAGATGGTCGAGCTGCAGGACCCCATCGTGTGGGACATCCTCGAAGAGGTCATCAAAGACCATCCGGTGCTGCTGAACCGCGCCCCAACGCTGCACCGCCTGGGTATCCAGGCCTTTGAGCCGGTGCTGGTCGAGGGCAAGGCCATCAAGATTCATCCGCTGGTCTGCACCGCCTTCAACGCCGACTTTGACGGCGACCAGATGGCCGTACATATTCCGCTGTCGCCTGAGGCGCAGGTGGAAGCCAGCGTCCTCATGCTGGCCTCGCACAACATTCTGTCGCCGGCCTCTGGCCACCCGATCACCGTGCCCACGCAGGACATGGTGCTTGGCCTCTACTACCTGACCAAGGAGAAGCAGGGCGCGCAGGGCGAAGGCCGTGCCTTCTCCAACATTGAAGAAGTGCTGATGGCGCTCGAGTTCAAGGAAGTCGAGACGCTGACGCCGATTCGTCTGCGCTACTCCGGCCCGGTGCTCGACATGACCGTCGCCTATGACGATCAGGACCTCACGCACACCGAGCCGGTCATCTATGACCGCGAGTTCCTCAAGACCACCGTGGGCCGCGCCATCCTGAACGATGCGCTGCCCAAGGACATGCCCTACGTCAACGGCCTTCTCAAGAAGAAGGGCATCGGCCAGTTGGTGAACTATTGCTACCTGAACCTCGGCCTTGAAATCACGGTGAAGATGCTCGACCGCATCAAGGAGCTGGGCTTCCAGTTCGCGACGCGCTCGGGTCTCTCGGTGGGCCTCGATGACATGGTCATCCCGGCCACCAAGTACCCCGTGGTCAGCGACGCCGAGAAGCAGGCCATCGCCGTGCAGCAGCAGTACCTGGACGGCGCCATCACCAACGGCGAGCGCAACAACAAGGTCATCTCCATCTGGTCGTCGGTCACCGAAAAGGTTGCCGACGAGATGTTCGACAACATGAAGAAGGCCGACAAGGCCGGCGCCATGAACCCGATCTACATCATGGCCGACTCCGGCGCCCGCGGTTCGAAGCAGCAGATTCGCCAGCTCTCGGGCATGCGCGGACTGATGGCCAAGCCGTCGGGTGAAATCATCGAAACGCCCATCACGGCAAACTTCCGTGAAGGACTCACGGTGCTGGAGTACTTCATCTCGACGCATGGCGCCCGTAAGGGACTGGCCGACACGGCGCTCAAGACGGCTGACTCGGGCTACCTGACCCGCCGCCTGGTCGACGTGGCGCAGGACGTCATCGTCAGCGAGCATGACTGCGGCACGCAGGAAGGCATCTACGTCGGTCCCATCATCGAGTCCGGTGAGATCATCGAGCCGCTGCGCGACCGCATCATTGGCCGCGTCACGCTCGAGAAGCTCAAGGACTTCGAGGGCAACGTCATTACCGACGTCAACCAGGAGATCAACGAAGACATGGCCAGCGCCATTCAGGCAGCGGGCATTGAGCGCGTCAAGATTCGCTCGGTGCTCACCTGCGAATCGCGCCGCGGCATCTGCGTTCTCTGCTATGGCCGCAACCTCGGTTCGGGCCGCCTGGTGGAACTGGGCGAAGCCTGCGGCGTCGTCGCGGCTCAGTCGATCGGCGAACCAGGCACGCAGCTCACGATGCGTACCTTCCACATCGGTGGTACGGCATCGCGCGTCAGCGACCAGTCGCGCGTCGAAGCCAAAAATAATGGTATGGTTCGCTTCATCAACCTCACCACGGTTCGCTCCAAACAGGGCGACCTGGTGGCGATGAACCGCTCCGGCTCCATTGCCGTGCTCGATGATCGCGGCCGCGAAAAGGAACGCTACCAGGTCGTCTACGGCGCCAAGCTGAAGGTGCAGGATGGCCAGACGGTCAAGCTGGGCGACAGCATGGTCGAGTGGGATCCGTATACCTTCGCGATTCTCACCGAGATCGGCGGCACCATCCAGTTCAAGGATCTGCAGGAAGGCATCACCCTGCATGAGGAAGTCGATGAGGTCACGGGTCTCTCGCGTCTGGTCGTCGGCGAATCTGCCGATGAAAAGCGCCAGCCGGCCATCCTCGTCAAGGGCTCCAAGGGCAACAAGCGTTACATCATGCCCAGCCGCGCCCACCTCATGATCCAGGACGGCGATGAGGTCTCGCCCGGCGACATCCTTGCGAAGATTCCGCGCGAAACCACGCGCACCAAGGACATCACCGGCGGTCTGCCCCGCGTCGTTGAACTCTTTGAAGCCCGCAAACCCCGCGAGACCGCTCTCATCAGCGAGATCGACGGCGTGGTGCGCTTCGGCGAAATCAGCAAGGGCCAGCGCAAGATCTACGTCACGGGCGACAATGGCGAAGAGCGCGAATACTCCCTGCCGCGTGGCATTCACGTCAACGTGCAGGAAGGTGAGCGCCTCCGCGCCGGCGAGCCTCTGATGGATGGTCCGCTGAACCCGCATGACATTCTGGCCGTGCTTGGCGAGAAGGAGCTGCAAGCCTATCTCGTCAATGAGATCCAGGAAGTCTACCGTCTGCAGGGCGTGGCCATCTCTGACAAGCACATCGAAGTCATCGTGCGTCAGATGCTGCGCTGGGTGAAGATCGAGGAAGTCGGCGACACCTCGTTCCTGCTTGAACAGCAGGTCGACAAGTTCCGCTTCCGCGAAGAGAACGACCGCACCATCGCCAAGGGTGGCCGCCCGGCCGTGGGCCGTCCGCTGCTGCTCGGCATCACCAAGGCGTCGCTCTCGACCGAGAGCTTCATCTCGGCCGCCAGCTTCCAGGAGACCACGCGCGTACTCACCGAGGCGTCCATCAACGGCGCCATCGATGGCCTGCGCGGCCTCAAGGAGAACGTCATCGTCGGCCGCCTGATCCCCGCTGGCACGGGCATGGAGTACTACCGCAACATTCAGCTCTCACCCGAGCTCGAAGAAGCGGCCGCCCGCGTGCAGCAGGAAGTCATTGCGCAGCATGAAGCCGAAGAGCGCGAGCTTGAAATGATGCGCGCCGAAGGCGAAGCCGAAGAAATGGCCGCGTCCGAATAA
- a CDS encoding mechanosensitive ion channel family protein, translating into MAPVPVPLDPSIASPLLRDPAARNQEILRHLNAVLRYWRQAESPMQKVGEPSDLIYRNQVVDDAANIAMGAFQSAQAEALLLQPYEQQSASSAEPSRMQRIQALRMEVAQRVTSLKLQESILLRQSAVARGPQVQKIQQALQQVQGEMELNNAIADALVRLTKDSRTKGVTALESQVKQVEATAPDLTNLKIRLAAPTLESLSSARDGGVITKAQVLFSLLNTRSSLDRLLDTTGDLRQQVTELRQPLILTLRATVARGEQMVKTPSPSEAAAAAKPSRAKSGSLNDTANVRKQYDDLTHNFQSIVAASVPLSNELLELDQMQAALQSWRASVDEEYREILTSLLTRVAVIAAALILIFVLGTIWRRITARYVTDLRRRRQWTVLRRLIMGFLTGIILIFGFVTQFSSLATFAGFITAGLAVGLQTILLSLAAYFFIIGRYGVRVGDRITIANVTGDVIEVGLLRFYVLEVASNGSLSEATGRIAIFSNAILFQALTPLYKQLPGTEYTWHQVIVKLASDKDYRTAAQRMIECVQQIYETYRTHVEHQHRAMENWMDMPLDPPHVQSSIQLLDGGLQLWIRYPAALRRAAAEDQKLSEALLQLIASDETVRAAVVNPPVIQASTK; encoded by the coding sequence GTGGCCCCTGTTCCGGTCCCTCTCGATCCTTCCATTGCGAGCCCGCTCCTGCGCGATCCGGCAGCTCGAAATCAGGAGATATTGCGTCATCTGAATGCGGTGCTGCGTTACTGGCGGCAGGCAGAATCGCCCATGCAGAAAGTGGGCGAGCCGAGCGATCTGATCTATCGCAATCAGGTTGTGGATGACGCCGCCAATATTGCAATGGGTGCATTTCAATCGGCGCAGGCCGAGGCTCTCCTGTTGCAGCCGTATGAGCAGCAAAGCGCTTCGAGCGCGGAACCCTCCCGGATGCAGCGCATTCAGGCGCTCAGAATGGAAGTCGCGCAGCGCGTTACCAGTCTCAAGCTGCAAGAGAGTATTCTCCTGCGCCAGTCCGCGGTAGCCCGAGGCCCTCAGGTACAGAAGATTCAGCAGGCGTTGCAGCAGGTCCAGGGCGAAATGGAACTGAACAATGCGATTGCCGATGCATTGGTTCGCCTGACAAAGGACTCCCGAACAAAAGGAGTGACTGCGCTGGAGAGCCAGGTGAAACAAGTAGAAGCTACTGCACCGGATCTGACGAATCTCAAAATTCGTCTTGCCGCTCCCACGCTGGAGAGCCTCTCAAGTGCCCGGGATGGCGGTGTGATCACAAAAGCGCAGGTGCTCTTCTCGCTACTGAATACACGCAGCTCTCTCGACCGGCTTCTGGATACCACTGGCGATCTGCGCCAGCAGGTTACGGAACTTCGCCAGCCTTTGATTCTTACCCTGCGGGCAACGGTGGCGCGAGGCGAGCAGATGGTGAAAACGCCGTCGCCGTCCGAGGCGGCAGCTGCGGCGAAACCATCCAGGGCGAAGAGCGGATCGCTCAATGATACTGCGAATGTGCGCAAGCAATACGATGATCTGACGCATAACTTCCAGTCGATCGTTGCGGCCTCGGTGCCTTTGAGCAATGAGTTGCTGGAGCTGGACCAGATGCAGGCGGCACTGCAGTCATGGCGTGCCTCTGTGGATGAGGAGTATCGCGAGATACTTACCTCGCTACTGACCCGGGTAGCCGTTATAGCTGCGGCTCTGATTCTGATTTTTGTGCTTGGCACGATCTGGCGTCGCATAACGGCCCGCTATGTGACAGACCTGCGCCGCCGGCGTCAGTGGACCGTGCTGCGGCGGCTCATCATGGGCTTCTTGACAGGCATCATTCTGATCTTTGGCTTTGTGACTCAATTCAGTTCGCTGGCGACGTTTGCCGGCTTCATTACCGCGGGCCTCGCCGTCGGACTGCAGACCATTCTGCTCTCTCTTGCTGCCTACTTTTTCATCATCGGGCGCTACGGTGTTCGTGTGGGCGACCGCATCACGATTGCCAATGTGACCGGAGATGTCATTGAGGTAGGGCTGCTGCGCTTCTACGTGCTCGAAGTCGCGTCCAATGGCAGCTTGTCGGAAGCTACCGGACGGATCGCTATCTTTTCCAACGCAATTCTCTTCCAGGCGCTCACTCCTCTTTACAAGCAATTGCCGGGCACGGAATATACATGGCATCAGGTCATCGTGAAGCTGGCCTCAGACAAGGACTATCGCACGGCCGCGCAGCGCATGATCGAGTGTGTGCAGCAGATTTACGAAACCTATCGCACTCATGTGGAACATCAACATCGCGCGATGGAAAATTGGATGGACATGCCACTAGATCCTCCGCATGTGCAATCGAGCATTCAGCTACTGGATGGTGGACTTCAGCTCTGGATTCGCTATCCGGCGGCACTGCGGAGAGCGGCTGCCGAGGATCAGAAGCTATCAGAAGCCCTTCTGCAGTTGATTGCTTCTGACGAAACCGTGCGTGCCGCGGTCGTGAATCCTCCCGTGATTCAAGCTTCTACAAAATAG